A part of Paenarthrobacter sp. A20 genomic DNA contains:
- a CDS encoding amino acid permease: protein MTNPITDHTVPAQAHASEKALHQEDSGYHKDLKPRQIQMIAIGGAIGTGLFLGAGGRLNAAGPSLVIAYAVCGFFAFLILRALGELVLHRPSSGSFVSYAREFYGEKAAFVSGWFYWINWATTTIVDITAVALYMNFFGKYIAWMGAVPQWAWALIALVVVLCLNLVSVKVFGEMEFWFALIKVAALVAFLLVGTYFVIFGTPVDGQEVGFSLISDNGGVFPNGILPMIILMQGVLFAYASIELVGTAAGETANPEKIMPKAINSVVFRIAVFYVGSVILLALLLPYTSYEKGVSPFVTFFGSIGVEGVDVIMNLVVLTAALSSLNAGLYSTGRILRSMSVAGSAPKFAQRMNKAGVPYGGIAITAGVSLLGVPLNYLVPSDAFEIVLNVASVGIIVTWATIVLCQMQLKRWSDKGWLKRPSFRLFGAPYTGWLSLVFLLGVLIMVFIESPLTMLVTAIACGLMVWGWFLCRKQIHELAATRDGYTGSAPVIANRPLPGGDK, encoded by the coding sequence ATGACCAATCCCATCACGGACCACACGGTCCCGGCCCAAGCGCACGCCAGCGAAAAAGCCCTCCACCAGGAGGACTCCGGCTACCACAAGGACCTCAAGCCCCGCCAGATCCAGATGATCGCGATCGGCGGCGCTATCGGCACCGGCCTGTTCCTGGGCGCCGGTGGCCGGCTCAATGCGGCCGGCCCGTCCCTTGTCATTGCGTACGCAGTCTGTGGCTTCTTCGCTTTCCTGATTCTTCGCGCCCTTGGTGAACTCGTTTTGCACCGCCCGTCGTCGGGGTCGTTCGTCTCCTACGCCCGTGAGTTCTACGGCGAGAAGGCAGCATTCGTCTCGGGTTGGTTCTACTGGATCAACTGGGCCACCACCACCATCGTGGACATCACCGCAGTGGCGCTATATATGAACTTCTTCGGCAAATACATCGCCTGGATGGGCGCCGTTCCGCAGTGGGCCTGGGCGCTCATTGCCCTGGTGGTGGTACTCTGCCTCAATCTGGTGTCCGTGAAGGTCTTCGGCGAAATGGAGTTCTGGTTCGCGCTGATCAAGGTGGCCGCGCTGGTGGCCTTCCTCCTTGTCGGCACCTACTTCGTCATCTTCGGCACCCCAGTGGATGGCCAGGAAGTGGGCTTCAGCCTCATCTCGGACAACGGCGGTGTCTTCCCGAACGGCATCCTGCCCATGATCATCCTCATGCAGGGTGTGCTGTTCGCCTACGCCTCGATCGAGCTCGTGGGAACCGCTGCTGGTGAAACTGCCAACCCGGAGAAGATCATGCCCAAGGCCATCAACTCCGTGGTCTTCCGCATCGCGGTCTTCTACGTTGGCTCCGTCATCCTGCTGGCCCTGCTCCTCCCTTACACCTCGTACGAGAAGGGCGTCAGCCCCTTCGTGACCTTCTTCGGCTCCATCGGCGTCGAAGGCGTAGACGTCATCATGAACCTCGTGGTGCTCACCGCCGCCCTGTCCTCGCTGAACGCCGGGCTCTACTCCACGGGCCGCATCCTCCGCTCCATGTCAGTGGCCGGCTCCGCCCCGAAGTTCGCGCAGCGCATGAACAAGGCAGGCGTCCCTTATGGCGGCATCGCCATCACAGCAGGCGTTTCGTTGCTCGGCGTTCCGCTGAACTACCTGGTGCCGTCCGATGCCTTCGAAATCGTCCTCAACGTTGCCTCCGTGGGCATCATCGTCACCTGGGCCACGATCGTCCTTTGCCAGATGCAGCTCAAGCGCTGGTCCGACAAGGGCTGGTTGAAGCGACCGTCGTTCCGGTTGTTCGGCGCCCCCTACACGGGCTGGCTGTCCTTGGTCTTCCTGCTGGGTGTCCTGATCATGGTGTTCATCGAGTCCCCGCTCACCATGCTGGTCACTGCGATTGCCTGCGGACTCATGGTCTGGGGCTGGTTCCTGTGCCGTAAGCAGATCCACGAACTCGCTGCCACGCGCGACGGTTACACCGGCAGCGCACCGGTGATCGCCAATCGCCCGCTCCCCGGCGGCGACAAGTAG
- a CDS encoding FadR/GntR family transcriptional regulator: MAVTDEAISKIKDMLIRGELKAGDRLPPEKELSERLGLSRSSLREAVKALELIRVLDVRRGDGTYVTSLDAKLLNEAVAFVVDLHQDRSILELFEVRRILEPATAHLAAGKIGPGQLLALRSTMDGIDENTDVEELVAHDLEFHSIITEAAGNDYLGSLLEALSSSTVRARIWRGLTQEKAVAHTLAEHHAIADALERGDAELVRALVTVHISGVENWLRQAL, from the coding sequence ATGGCTGTCACAGACGAGGCGATCAGCAAGATCAAAGACATGCTGATCCGCGGGGAACTTAAGGCTGGCGACCGACTTCCGCCGGAAAAGGAACTGAGCGAGAGGCTTGGCCTTTCAAGGAGTTCGTTGCGGGAAGCCGTGAAGGCGCTTGAGCTGATCCGCGTGTTGGACGTCCGTCGCGGAGATGGCACTTACGTCACCAGCCTGGACGCCAAGCTGCTCAATGAAGCCGTGGCATTTGTGGTTGACCTGCACCAGGACAGGTCCATCCTTGAGCTCTTTGAGGTCCGACGAATCCTGGAACCGGCCACCGCACACCTGGCGGCTGGCAAAATCGGACCCGGGCAACTGCTGGCCCTCCGCAGCACCATGGACGGTATCGACGAAAACACGGACGTGGAAGAACTCGTGGCCCATGACCTCGAGTTCCACAGCATCATCACCGAAGCCGCCGGTAACGACTACCTCGGCAGCCTCCTTGAAGCCCTGTCAAGCAGCACAGTCCGGGCACGGATCTGGCGGGGACTGACCCAGGAAAAGGCTGTGGCGCACACCTTGGCCGAGCACCACGCAATCGCGGACGCCCTGGAACGGGGCGATGCCGAACTGGTGCGGGCTTTGGTTACCGTGCACATCAGCGGCGTGGAAAACTGGCTGCGGCAAGCCCTCTAG
- a CDS encoding amidohydrolase yields MIDSHLHLWTLDTFVTGGARPYSWLGPQHGALFRSYGEDEAHEVLDAAGARGAVLVQADDTEADTEAMLAVAARNSWVLGVVGWVRLESPTEAAEQLARFGAHPVFKGVRHLIHEDPRADFLHLPAVRESLALVAGRGLAFDVPDAFPRHLGSAVRLAREMPQLTIVLDHLGKPPLADPGAMDSWHADFRSLGRQPNAVAKLSGLHVPGVEYSADSLLTLFESALEAFGPERLMIGGDWPVSTLGAPYRRTLDVLLELVSTLSPAEQDAVLEGTAIRTYGLAPHAGA; encoded by the coding sequence GTGATTGACTCGCACCTGCATCTGTGGACCTTGGACACCTTCGTCACCGGCGGAGCGCGCCCCTATTCCTGGCTCGGTCCGCAGCACGGTGCGCTCTTCCGCAGCTACGGCGAGGACGAGGCCCATGAGGTGTTGGATGCTGCCGGGGCCAGGGGAGCCGTCCTGGTGCAGGCCGACGACACCGAGGCCGACACCGAGGCCATGTTGGCTGTGGCCGCGCGGAATTCCTGGGTGCTGGGAGTGGTGGGTTGGGTGCGGCTGGAGTCACCGACCGAGGCCGCCGAGCAATTGGCCCGTTTTGGCGCCCATCCCGTTTTCAAGGGCGTCCGGCACCTGATCCATGAGGATCCCCGGGCTGACTTCCTCCACCTGCCGGCCGTTCGCGAGTCGCTGGCGCTGGTGGCAGGGCGCGGGCTCGCCTTCGATGTCCCGGATGCCTTTCCCCGGCATCTGGGGTCGGCAGTCCGGCTGGCCCGTGAGATGCCCCAACTGACCATAGTGCTCGATCATCTGGGCAAGCCGCCTCTTGCCGACCCCGGGGCCATGGACTCGTGGCACGCCGATTTCCGTTCCCTTGGGCGCCAGCCGAACGCCGTGGCCAAGCTGTCCGGCCTTCACGTGCCGGGCGTTGAGTACTCGGCGGACAGTTTGCTGACCTTGTTCGAATCAGCTTTGGAGGCCTTCGGCCCGGAGCGGTTGATGATCGGCGGCGACTGGCCGGTCAGTACGCTCGGAGCGCCGTATAGGCGGACCCTGGACGTCCTGCTGGAACTTGTTTCCACCCTGAGTCCGGCCGAGCAGGACGCTGTGCTTGAAGGGACTGCGATCCGTACCTACGGCCTTGCTCCGCACGCTGGCGCCTAG
- a CDS encoding aldo/keto reductase, which translates to MGVAMNAESLTPLNLGRLGFGAAGIGNLYRSIPDGEALATVLAAWDAGIRYFDTAPHYGLGLSEQRLGAVLRDKPRDEFVISTKVGRLLEPNNAGGQDPEGFDVPASTRRVWDFSDAGIRRSIEDSLERLGLDHVDIAYLHDPDVHDLQAGISQALPVLEKLRSEGLIKAIGVGINSAEAALECVEAADLDLVMLAGRYTLLEQPSVPLLERCVERRTGVVSVGAFNSGLLARAEVPDDAHYNYDRAPKALVERARHLATVCRDFGVELPTAALQFPLRHPAVVNVTAGASAPEQVATNAARMEETVPDELWEALEASGRD; encoded by the coding sequence ATGGGAGTTGCCATGAATGCTGAATCACTGACGCCACTTAATCTGGGCAGGCTCGGCTTTGGCGCGGCCGGGATCGGGAACCTCTACCGTTCCATCCCCGATGGGGAGGCGCTCGCCACTGTCCTGGCTGCCTGGGACGCCGGGATCCGCTACTTCGACACCGCGCCGCACTACGGCCTGGGCCTGTCCGAGCAGCGACTTGGAGCCGTCCTTCGGGACAAGCCGCGGGACGAGTTTGTCATCTCAACCAAGGTCGGCCGGCTGCTGGAACCCAACAACGCCGGTGGACAGGACCCGGAAGGCTTCGATGTCCCTGCCAGCACCCGGCGAGTATGGGACTTCTCCGACGCCGGCATTCGGCGCAGCATCGAAGACTCCTTGGAGCGCCTCGGCCTGGACCATGTGGACATCGCGTATCTCCACGATCCCGACGTCCACGACCTCCAAGCCGGAATCTCCCAGGCGCTGCCGGTACTGGAAAAGCTGCGGTCCGAGGGCCTGATCAAGGCAATCGGCGTGGGCATCAACTCGGCCGAAGCTGCGCTCGAATGCGTCGAAGCCGCAGACCTGGACCTTGTCATGCTCGCCGGACGCTACACCCTGCTTGAGCAGCCCAGCGTCCCGCTGCTTGAGCGCTGTGTGGAGCGCCGCACCGGCGTCGTCAGCGTTGGTGCTTTCAACTCCGGGCTGCTGGCCCGAGCGGAAGTCCCCGACGACGCCCACTACAACTACGATCGGGCACCGAAAGCACTGGTGGAACGGGCACGTCACCTGGCGACGGTCTGCCGCGACTTTGGCGTGGAACTTCCGACGGCGGCACTCCAGTTCCCGTTGCGGCATCCCGCCGTGGTGAACGTGACCGCCGGAGCCAGCGCTCCCGAGCAGGTCGCCACCAACGCGGCCCGGATGGAGGAAACCGTTCCCGACGAGTTGTGGGAAGCACTGGAGGCATCCGGGCGTGATTGA
- a CDS encoding L-rhamnose mutarotase, whose translation MAESIALHTKLKPGAEEEYADAHQHIPPELVAALKDAGVRNWRIWRSGLHLFHVVDVDDYQSMRHALADHPANVPWQARMAELLEVQDDYSGEDQGIHKVWELP comes from the coding sequence ATGGCTGAGAGCATCGCCCTCCACACAAAGCTCAAACCGGGAGCCGAAGAGGAATACGCCGACGCCCACCAGCACATCCCGCCTGAATTGGTTGCGGCTCTCAAGGACGCCGGGGTCAGGAACTGGCGTATTTGGCGCAGCGGGCTCCACCTCTTCCATGTGGTGGACGTCGACGACTACCAATCGATGCGCCACGCGCTCGCCGACCACCCTGCCAATGTGCCGTGGCAGGCCAGGATGGCAGAACTTTTGGAGGTCCAGGACGATTACTCAGGGGAGGATCAGGGTATTCATAAGGTATGGGAGTTGCCATGA
- a CDS encoding alpha-L-fucosidase produces the protein MIQHAPWFEEARFGMFVHWGLYALPARHEWVMNREETTVEEYSKYFRRFDPDLYDPREWARAAREAGMKYVVLTTKHHDGFCLWDSALTEYKATNTPAGRDLVAPYVEALRAEGLKVGFYHSLIDWHHPDFPIDGVHPQRNAADVESLNSGRDMARYRDYLHGQVRELLSNYGTIDYLFFDFSYTGGHEEDYWGGKGRKDWDSEALLAMVRELQPGIIVNDRLDIPGDFVTPEQYQPAGPMMLDGEPVTWEACQTLNGSWGYDRDNLNDKSVDLLIRMLVDGVSKGGNLLLNVGPTGRGSIDPRALASLAGIGEWMKLHSRAIYGAGASPLTAPADARYTQRGDRLYVHLFAWPFEYVHLPDLAGKVEYAQLLNDASEVFLKEVDPGQQAMNMTPGGQPPGTLTIKLPVQRPDVAVPVLELFLKPGTAERGASHG, from the coding sequence TTGATCCAGCACGCACCTTGGTTCGAAGAAGCACGCTTTGGGATGTTCGTGCACTGGGGCCTATACGCGCTCCCGGCACGGCACGAGTGGGTAATGAACCGGGAAGAGACCACTGTGGAGGAGTACTCCAAGTACTTCAGGCGCTTTGACCCGGATCTCTACGATCCCCGGGAGTGGGCCCGCGCCGCCCGGGAAGCAGGGATGAAGTACGTGGTCCTCACCACCAAGCACCACGACGGCTTTTGCCTGTGGGATTCAGCCCTGACGGAGTACAAAGCCACCAATACTCCTGCGGGCCGGGACTTGGTCGCCCCCTATGTGGAAGCGCTCAGGGCAGAGGGGCTGAAGGTTGGTTTCTACCACTCCCTTATCGACTGGCACCACCCCGATTTCCCTATTGACGGGGTCCATCCCCAACGCAACGCGGCCGACGTCGAAAGCCTGAACAGCGGACGCGACATGGCCCGTTACAGGGACTACCTGCATGGGCAGGTCCGTGAGCTCCTGAGCAACTACGGCACCATCGACTACCTGTTCTTCGACTTCTCCTACACAGGTGGACACGAAGAGGATTATTGGGGTGGCAAGGGTCGCAAGGACTGGGACTCGGAAGCACTGCTCGCCATGGTGCGGGAGCTGCAGCCCGGAATCATCGTCAATGACCGGCTGGACATACCGGGAGACTTCGTCACGCCGGAGCAGTACCAGCCCGCTGGCCCCATGATGCTCGACGGCGAACCGGTCACCTGGGAGGCCTGCCAGACTCTCAACGGCAGCTGGGGCTACGACCGGGACAATCTGAATGACAAGTCCGTGGACCTGCTCATCCGCATGCTGGTGGATGGGGTGTCCAAGGGCGGCAACTTGCTGCTCAATGTCGGGCCGACAGGCCGGGGCAGCATCGATCCCCGGGCGCTCGCCTCCTTGGCGGGCATTGGAGAGTGGATGAAGCTGCACTCCCGCGCCATCTACGGTGCCGGGGCTTCGCCGTTGACAGCCCCGGCGGATGCCCGCTACACCCAGCGCGGCGACCGGCTCTATGTCCACCTCTTTGCGTGGCCGTTCGAGTACGTTCATCTGCCGGACCTCGCGGGCAAGGTCGAGTACGCGCAATTGCTGAACGATGCCTCGGAGGTCTTCCTCAAAGAGGTGGACCCCGGGCAGCAGGCAATGAACATGACACCGGGCGGCCAACCCCCGGGAACACTGACCATCAAGCTGCCTGTTCAACGCCCCGACGTTGCAGTTCCAGTGTTGGAACTGTTCCTGAAGCCCGGGACTGCGGAGCGCGGGGCATCCCATGGCTGA
- a CDS encoding L-fuconate dehydratase yields MSTITAVDTYDIRFPTSLELDGSDAMNPDPDYSAAYLIIRTDAGDGHEGHGFVFTIGRGNEVETAALDALRGHIIGRTVEDLLADMGATWKLLAHDSQLRWLGPEKGVIHMAIGAVVNALWDLKAKRAGLPLWELLAGMTPEELVALVDFRYLTDALTPDEALAILRAAEPGRETRTAALLAEGYPAYTTTPGWLGYSDEKLTRLAKEAVADGFTQIKLKVGASLEDDIRRVRAAREAVGPDIRIAVDANQRWDVQDAIDWMAHLAPYDIAWIEEPTSPDDILGHAAIARGVAPIPVATGEHVQNRVVFKQMLQAGSLQVLQIDAARVAGVNENIAILLLAAKFGVPVCPHAGGVGLCEAVQHLSMFDYIAVSGTKEGRTIEFVDHLHEHFITPVDVHSGAYWPPSAPGAGNEMLRETLAAYSFPNGPVWKESR; encoded by the coding sequence ATGAGCACCATTACCGCAGTGGATACGTACGATATCCGCTTCCCCACATCCCTCGAACTGGACGGCTCGGATGCCATGAATCCGGACCCCGACTACTCCGCCGCCTACCTGATCATCCGCACCGACGCCGGGGACGGGCATGAGGGCCACGGCTTTGTGTTCACCATCGGGCGTGGCAACGAGGTGGAAACTGCGGCACTCGATGCCCTCCGCGGGCACATCATCGGCCGGACAGTTGAGGACCTGCTCGCAGACATGGGCGCCACCTGGAAACTGTTGGCCCACGATTCCCAACTCCGCTGGCTCGGTCCGGAGAAGGGCGTCATTCACATGGCCATCGGCGCCGTGGTGAACGCCCTGTGGGACCTGAAGGCCAAACGCGCCGGGTTGCCCCTCTGGGAGCTGCTCGCCGGGATGACTCCGGAAGAGCTGGTGGCCTTGGTTGACTTCCGCTACCTCACGGATGCGCTCACCCCTGACGAGGCGTTGGCGATACTTCGAGCCGCCGAGCCAGGAAGGGAAACGCGCACAGCGGCTCTTCTCGCCGAGGGCTACCCTGCATACACCACGACGCCGGGCTGGCTGGGTTACAGCGATGAAAAACTGACGCGGCTGGCCAAGGAAGCCGTGGCCGACGGATTCACGCAGATCAAGCTCAAGGTCGGAGCCTCGTTGGAGGATGACATCCGTCGCGTCCGGGCTGCGCGCGAAGCTGTTGGCCCGGATATCAGGATCGCCGTGGACGCCAACCAGCGCTGGGACGTCCAGGACGCCATCGACTGGATGGCCCATCTGGCCCCCTACGACATTGCCTGGATCGAGGAGCCCACCAGCCCGGATGACATTCTGGGCCATGCAGCCATCGCCCGCGGCGTTGCTCCGATTCCCGTGGCAACCGGGGAGCACGTCCAGAACCGGGTGGTGTTCAAACAGATGCTCCAAGCCGGATCACTCCAAGTCCTGCAGATCGACGCTGCCCGTGTGGCAGGAGTCAACGAGAACATCGCCATCCTCCTGCTCGCCGCCAAGTTCGGCGTCCCGGTATGCCCACATGCCGGCGGGGTTGGGCTCTGCGAGGCCGTGCAGCACCTGTCCATGTTCGACTACATCGCCGTATCCGGGACAAAGGAAGGCCGGACCATTGAGTTCGTGGATCACCTCCACGAACACTTCATCACACCCGTAGATGTCCACAGCGGCGCGTACTGGCCGCCGTCGGCTCCCGGAGCCGGCAACGAAATGCTCCGTGAAACACTGGCCGCGTACAGCTTTCCGAACGGCCCCGTATGGAAGGAATCCCGTTGA
- a CDS encoding fumarylacetoacetate hydrolase family protein, translating into MTLKFARLGTAGNEQPAVIAQDADGTEKYFNLSSLTSDIDGTFLASDGIERTREALNKGELPEIPAAGLRIGAPVARPGAVVAIGLNYTAHAAESGATPPEVPVVFLKPSNTIAGPFDAAPIPPSSEKYDWEVELAIVIGREASYLSSVSEAEACIAGYAVANDLSEREYQIPGSAGQWTKGKSLPGSTPLGPWLVPASDVDPGNLRLQTLVNGEARQDSTTSDMIFDPATIVHHLSQYMVLEPGDVIITGTPEGVALSGRFPFIQPGDVVELEIDGLGRQRQEYFRATSGSATGTGHAVSFASTTA; encoded by the coding sequence ATGACCTTGAAATTCGCCAGGCTGGGTACGGCCGGAAACGAACAACCGGCAGTCATCGCCCAGGACGCCGACGGCACCGAGAAGTACTTCAACCTTTCGAGCCTGACCAGCGACATCGACGGCACTTTCCTCGCCTCCGACGGCATCGAACGCACCCGTGAGGCCCTGAATAAAGGGGAACTTCCGGAAATCCCAGCCGCAGGCCTGCGCATCGGCGCTCCCGTTGCCCGCCCCGGTGCCGTGGTGGCCATCGGCCTGAATTACACGGCCCACGCTGCCGAATCCGGTGCGACGCCGCCCGAGGTTCCCGTAGTCTTCCTCAAGCCGAGCAACACCATCGCCGGCCCGTTCGACGCCGCCCCCATCCCGCCGTCGTCGGAAAAGTACGACTGGGAAGTTGAACTGGCGATCGTGATCGGCCGCGAAGCGTCATACCTTTCCTCTGTTTCAGAGGCTGAAGCATGCATCGCCGGCTACGCAGTGGCCAACGACCTCTCCGAGCGCGAGTACCAGATCCCCGGTTCGGCCGGACAGTGGACCAAGGGCAAATCCCTCCCCGGCTCCACTCCCTTGGGCCCGTGGTTGGTTCCCGCCTCGGACGTCGACCCCGGCAACCTGCGCCTGCAGACACTGGTCAACGGAGAAGCCCGCCAGGACTCCACGACCTCGGACATGATCTTCGACCCTGCCACGATCGTCCATCATCTCAGCCAGTACATGGTCCTCGAACCCGGCGATGTCATCATCACCGGCACCCCCGAGGGCGTCGCACTGTCCGGGCGCTTCCCGTTCATCCAGCCGGGTGACGTTGTGGAACTGGAGATCGACGGCTTGGGCCGGCAGCGCCAGGAGTACTTCCGGGCCACGTCCGGCTCAGCCACAGGTACTGGCCACGCCGTTTCCTTCGCCAGCACCACTGCCTGA
- a CDS encoding SDR family NAD(P)-dependent oxidoreductase: MAKSVGNEFEGLAALVTGGASGIGAAIADRLAAGGAQVAVLDLAPETSPHFGVQCNVADDASVRTAVESVARQFGRLDIVINNAGIGAQGDIAANDDDEWLRVLNVNVVGIARVSRAALPYLRESPAAAIVNTCSIAATAGLPQRALYSASKGAVLSLTLAMAADHVREGIRVNCVNPGTVDTPWVGRLLDSAADPSGERAALNARQPHGRMVDPTEVAGAVAYLASPLSGSTSGTSLAVDGGMQGLRLRPVQ; encoded by the coding sequence ATGGCAAAATCGGTGGGCAATGAATTCGAAGGCCTCGCAGCTCTGGTGACCGGCGGCGCCTCCGGGATCGGAGCGGCCATCGCGGACCGCCTGGCGGCCGGAGGTGCGCAGGTGGCGGTCCTCGACCTCGCCCCGGAAACCAGCCCGCACTTTGGCGTGCAGTGCAACGTTGCCGATGACGCCTCGGTGCGTACCGCCGTCGAAAGCGTTGCCAGGCAGTTCGGCCGCCTGGACATCGTCATCAACAACGCCGGCATCGGCGCCCAAGGTGACATCGCAGCGAACGACGACGACGAATGGCTCCGCGTCCTCAACGTCAACGTGGTGGGAATCGCCCGGGTCAGCCGGGCAGCCCTGCCATATCTGCGTGAGTCGCCGGCCGCCGCGATCGTGAACACCTGTTCCATCGCCGCCACGGCAGGGCTCCCGCAGCGGGCACTCTACTCTGCGTCCAAGGGCGCGGTCCTGTCCCTGACGCTCGCCATGGCGGCTGACCACGTGCGGGAGGGCATCCGCGTGAACTGCGTGAACCCCGGCACCGTGGACACTCCGTGGGTGGGCCGACTGCTCGATTCGGCCGCTGATCCCTCCGGCGAGCGCGCCGCGCTCAACGCCCGCCAGCCCCACGGCCGGATGGTTGACCCCACGGAGGTGGCCGGTGCCGTCGCGTACTTGGCGAGCCCGCTGTCAGGTTCGACGTCGGGCACCTCGCTGGCGGTCGACGGCGGCATGCAGGGTTTGCGGTTGCGGCCGGTTCAGTAA
- a CDS encoding FG-GAP-like repeat-containing protein, whose product MAALLVGTTLMPAAHAADARDVSVYGHPIVGAVLSVEGAPAYFANCGGGGESSYSIQWLRDGEPVETSPPYSPYLYPLEADDIGGRISAIATGSPTNCAGKEVVTGESEEIRKEPMRAEGFTGRGVFELMARRRDGTLLMYLGRDGVQGWQETRQVGPGWDAFTRIFAAGDFTTDGITDLMATDGSGTLYRFQGTGDGGFYTFRYAVGWGWNSMDKVLGPGDFNGDGLNDLLGSEANGDLYVFPSHPWGGWSPRVKVGQGWDVMDLLIGPGDFDGDGNVDVLAKDKAGGLHLYGGDGAGGWTGSRWIGQGWNALTSIGSAGDFNRDGFNDVHGINAAGELVMYYADGRGGWKGAETVGWGWQIFNGIL is encoded by the coding sequence ATGGCTGCGTTGCTGGTGGGCACTACCTTGATGCCGGCCGCGCACGCAGCAGACGCCCGGGATGTGAGCGTTTATGGCCATCCGATCGTGGGCGCGGTCCTGTCCGTGGAAGGTGCGCCGGCCTACTTCGCCAACTGCGGTGGGGGCGGCGAGTCCAGCTATTCCATCCAGTGGCTTCGGGACGGCGAACCCGTGGAAACCAGTCCGCCCTATTCTCCATACCTCTATCCCTTGGAAGCTGATGACATTGGCGGCCGGATCTCTGCGATTGCCACTGGCTCGCCTACCAACTGCGCCGGCAAGGAAGTTGTCACCGGCGAGTCGGAGGAGATCCGCAAAGAACCAATGCGGGCGGAGGGCTTCACTGGCCGGGGCGTGTTTGAGCTGATGGCCCGCAGGCGCGACGGAACACTCTTGATGTACCTGGGGAGGGATGGTGTCCAAGGTTGGCAGGAAACCCGGCAAGTAGGCCCTGGATGGGACGCGTTTACCAGGATCTTTGCCGCCGGAGACTTCACCACTGACGGCATCACCGACCTCATGGCCACCGATGGTTCCGGGACGCTGTACCGCTTCCAAGGAACGGGTGACGGCGGGTTCTATACCTTCCGCTATGCCGTGGGCTGGGGGTGGAACAGCATGGACAAAGTGTTGGGTCCCGGCGATTTCAACGGCGATGGCCTCAATGATCTTTTGGGCAGCGAGGCGAACGGGGATCTCTACGTCTTCCCTTCGCATCCGTGGGGAGGTTGGAGTCCCAGGGTGAAGGTCGGCCAGGGCTGGGACGTCATGGACCTCCTGATCGGTCCCGGCGACTTTGATGGCGACGGCAACGTGGATGTCCTGGCCAAAGACAAGGCCGGAGGACTCCATCTCTACGGTGGAGACGGCGCAGGTGGATGGACCGGCTCACGCTGGATCGGGCAGGGCTGGAACGCGCTGACCAGCATCGGCAGCGCAGGGGACTTCAACCGCGATGGCTTCAATGACGTGCACGGTATTAACGCGGCCGGCGAACTGGTGATGTACTACGCCGATGGCCGCGGTGGTTGGAAAGGCGCCGAAACCGTTGGCTGGGGCTGGCAGATCTTCAACGGGATCTTGTGA